CCGCACGTTTGCCGGGTGGTTGCGGCTCGATGAATTAAGGATCGGCGAGCGATTGGCCGCCCCGCGCGAGTTGCCGAGCCCGTATCCGCAAACCATCAGCAACGCGGAACTGGCTCTGGCAGCCCATCTTATCGGCGATGGTTGTACTCTGCCACGTCATGTCATTCAGTACACGACGCGCGAAAAAGATCTCGCCGAGTTGGTCGCCGCGCTGGCCACCGAAGTGTTTGGCGATGAAGTTCGACCGCGCATCAACCCGGAGCGCAACTGGTATCAGGTCTATCTGACCTCGACGCGGCATCATACGCATAATGTCCGCAGCGCCGTTGCTGAATGGCTCGATGACTTGGGCATCTTCGGGCTGCGATCTTACGAAAAGCATGTTCCCGACAAAGTCTTTAAGCAGCCGGCGCCGGCCATCGCGCGCTTCCTGCGCCACCTGTGGGCGACGGATGGCTGCATTCGCCTGAAGCCGGGCTTTTATGCGCCCGCCGTTTATTACGCATCGAGCAGCGAGCGACTCGCGCGCGACGTGCAATCGCTCTTGCTGCGGCTCGGCATCACTGCATGGCTCAGACGCAGATCGCAAAATGGAAAAGGGCACGACCAATTTCATGTTTCTTTAAGCGGCAAGCCTGACCTCCAACGATTCATCGAGCTGGTCGGCGCAGTCGGAGAATATAAGAACGGTTCCTTACGTGAAATCGCGGCATATATTGGAAACCGCCCGGCAAATACTAATCGGGATATCATTCCCAGCGAGGTTTGGAGAAACCTTGTTGTGCCAGCAATGGAGGTGGCTGGCATGACGACGCGTCAGATGTTCGAGGGGATAAGCACTCGATATTGTGGAACAGGAATTTATAAACAGAACATCAGCCGCGAACGCGCTGCGCGCCTTGCGAGCGTTGTGCATTCTGAGGAACTCAATAAGCTGGCTCACAGCAGCGTTTATTGGGATGAGATTACCTCGATTGAGCTAGATGGTGAAACCGAAGTCTATGACCTCACAGTCGAACACTTCCATAATTTCATTGCCAATGAAATCATCCCGCATAATTCGATTGAGCAGGACGCCGACGTCGTTTGCTTCATCTACCGTGACGAAGTCTACAATCCGTCGGACGAGAATCGCGGCGTCGCCGAGTTGATCGTCGGCAAGCAGCGCAACGGCCCCACGGGCACTGTGCAGATGGCCTTCTTAAAAGAGTTCACGCGCTTCGAAAACATGTGGAAGGAGTAGCCGGGCCACAACGCCGAGGGATGCCGAGATGAAGGATGAGCAAGGGGCAGGGGATACGCCGCCGGGCGAGTTGGTGTCGCGGGCCGCTGCCGATTCATCTTCCGACGCGCAGGCTTCAGCTTTTCTGCCGCCGGGCCGCCCGACCTGGGCCGAGATCAACCTCGATCACCTGGCGCACAATCTTGGTCTCGTCAAACAGGCGGTCGGCGCCGAGGTCGCCGTGATGCCGGCGGTCAAAGCCGACGCTTACGGTCACGGCGCGGCGGCGTGTGCCGTGGCGCTCGAAGGCGCCGGCGCAGACTGGTTCGGGGTCGCCTTGCCCGAAGAAGGGGCCGCGCTCAGAGAGGCGGGCGTGACGCGGCCCGTGCTCTGTCTCGGCGGTTTCTGGGAAGGGCAGGAGGCCGGGCTGCTGGCCGCGCAATTGACCCCGGTGCTGTATCGTCTCGACCTGCTCGAACGCCTCGACGCCGAGGCGCGGCGCGCCAGCCGCCCGGCGGCTTATCATTTGAAAGTGGATACCGGCATGGGACGGCTCGGCGTGCCGTATATGGAGCTGGCGCGCTTTCTCGAACGAGCCGATGGCTTCACACACTTGCGGCTTGATGGCGTGATGACGCACTTCGCTTCTGCCGACCAGCCGGATAAAGATGAGTTTACCCGGCTACAGATGGCGCGCTTTGAAAGTGCCCTGGCTGAAATCCATGCCCGTGGCCATCAGCCGGCGTGGATTCACGAAGCCAACAGCGCGGCGTCGCTGGCTTATCCGCGGGCGCGCGGCAACCTGGTGCGGCCCGGCGGCGTGCTTTACGGCTTGTGGCGCGATGTCGTGAATCCGCAAACGCCTCGGCTCGACTGGCGGGCGGTGCTGGCGCTGCGGACGCGCATCATTCATATGAAAAGGGTGGCGCGGGGCGCGCCGCTCGGTTATGGCGGCACCTTCACGACCCTGCGCGAGAGCCTTATCGCGACGCTCGCCATCGGTTACGAAGATGGATTGCCGCGTGCCCTCTCAAACCGCGGGCGCGTGCTGGTGCGTGGCCAGTTTGCCCCCATCGTGGGCCGCATCAGCATGGATTTGACTTTGATTGATGTCACAGACATCAACGGTGCCGCGCTCAACGACGAGGTGACGGTCATCGGGCAGCAAGGCACGCAGGAAATCTCTGCCGAGGAGGTCGCCAAGCAGGCTGGCACGATCTCTTATGAGATCACCTGCCGCCTGAGCGAGCGCGTGCCCAGGAAAATAGTAGGCAGGGGGCCGTAAGCAGGAAGCCGTCAAAAAGAAAGCCGGCCGGGCGAGGCGACTCGCATGGGCCGCCTGTGAAGGCTGGCAGATGGTTTTTACTGCCGCCCGCTTCCTGCCTCCTGCCTCCTGTTTACCGCTTGCCCTGCCGGCGTTTTCAGCTATAATTCTCGGCATTGCAGGGAAACAAGTTTTCGCTCGGGTTCCTCGTGATAAGGTGTGTAGTTCAAAGATTCCGTTAGGTAAGGGGTGTTCAGCATGCAGCAGCCATCGCGGATCGCCGCGAAAGATGTGTTCGAGAAAGCACTGTCGTATACAAAGGCAGACGAGTTCCGCCGCGTCGGACTCTATCCCTACTTCACGGAATTTTCGGGGGCGATTGATACGGGCGAAGCCGAAGTGATGATGGGCGACCGCCGCGTCTTGATGTTCGGCTCGAACAACTACCTGGGACTGACGACGCGACCCGAAGTGAAGGCCGCCGCCATCGAAGCCGTTCAACAGTACGGCACCGGCTGTTCGGGCTCGCGCATGCTCAACGGCACCATGGACCTGCACGTTCGCCTGGAAGCGACGCTGGCGCGCTTTATGAAGCGCGAATCGGCGCTGGCCTTCGGCACAGGCTTTCAGACCAACTTCGGCGCGCTGGCGACGATTGCCCAGAAAGGCGATGTGATTATCGCTGACCGCAACATTCACGCTTCGCTGCTCGACGGCTGCCTGGCATCGTTTGCGCGCACGATGCGCTATCGCCACAACGACATGCGCGATCTCGAAAAAGTGCTCGAAAGCCTGCCGCCGGACGAAGGCCGCCTGATTGTCGTTGACGGCGTCTTTTCGATGGAAGGCGACACCGCCAACCTGCCGGAGATTGTCCGGCTGGCGCAAACCTACGGCGCGCGGGTTTACGTTGACGAAGCGCATGGCATCGGCGTGCTCGGCGCTCACGGGCGCGGCGCGGTCGAGCATTACGGGGTCGAAAGCAACGTTGATGTGGTGATGGGGACGTTTTCGAAATCCTTCGCCTCAATCGGCGGCTTCATCGCCGCGCGCCGCGAGGTCATCGAATTCATCAAGCACCACAGCCGCGCTTTCGTCTATTCGGCGTCGCTGTCGCCGGCGAATGCGGCCGCCGTCTTGAAAGCCATCGAGATCATCGAGCGCGAGCCGGAGCTGCGCACACGGCTGCTGGCGACGAGCGCGAAACTGAAGCGCGAGCTGAGAGCAATGGGCTACAAGCTGCTCGAACCGCATGAGAGCTTTAACGGCATGACGCCGATCATCCCGGTCATCGTGGATGACGAGGTGTTGGTCTGCCGCTTCTTCTGGGAGCTGATGGGCGAAGGCATCTACACCAACCCTGTGCTGGCGCCGGCAGTGGCGCACAGTCTGGTGCGTATCAGTTGCATGGCGACGCACACGGAAGAGCACCTCGAACGCCTGCTCGAAGCCATGTATCGCATCGGCAAAAAGATGGAGATCATTCAGTGACAAGTAAACAGTGACAGGTGATAAGAGGGAAACCCCGCTTGTCTTTACTTGTCACTTGTCACTTGTCACTTGTCACTTGTCACTCTTTATGAGGCGAGTCGTCGTAACAGGCATCGGATTGATTACCCCGCTGGGCTGCGGGCGCGAGGTCGTTTGGTCGGCGCTCACTGCCGGGCGCAGCGGCATTGTGCGCATTGAAGAGTTCGACACCTCGGGACTGCGAACGAACATCGCCGGCGTCTGTCGCGACTTTCGCCCGCTCGACTTTTTCGACGACCGCGAGATGGCGCGTCTCGACCGCGTCTCGCAGATGGCGATTGCGGCCACCGGCATGGCGACGGGCGAAGCCGGGCTGACCAATGGCCAGCTCGACAGCTATGACGTCGGCGTGATGCTGGGGACAGGCTTCGGCGGGCAGAGCTCGATTGAAGAGTACTGCGGCGCTTTCTTCTCGAATGGCCGTGGCCGGCGCTCGGCCATTGCGATTCCGAAGTCGATGTACAACGCGTCGTCTTCAAACATCGCCATCCGCTTCAAGACGCGCGGCCCGAACCTGACGGTGACGACCGCCTGCTCGTCGGGCGCGAACGCCATCGGTCAGGCGTTTCACTTGATTCGCTACGGTCACGCCGACCGCATGATTGCCGGCGGCGCCGATGCTCCGGTGACCCCTGTGGTGATGGATGCGTGGAAAGACATGCGCGTGCTGTCAACCAAGAACGATCCGCCCGAGCGCGCCTGCAAGCCCTTCAGCGCCAACCGCGACGGCTTTGTGCTGTCGGAAGGCGCGGGCATCGTCGTGCTGGAAGCGCTGGAGCTGGCCGTCGCGCGCGGCGCTCGGATCTATGGCGAGATTCTCGGTTACGGCTCGACGGCCGACGCCGCGCACATCACCTTTCCTGATCCCGACGGCGAGGCGAACGCCATCCTGCGCGCCCTCAAAGATGCGAATGTTGCGCCGGCAGAGATCGATCACATCAACGCGCATGGCACCGCCACCAAGCTCAACGACCAGTCCGAAACCGAGGCCATCAAGCGCGTCTTCGGCGACCGCGCTCGCGAGATTCCCATAAACTCGATCAAATCGATGATCGGCCATTCGATGGGCGCGGCGGGCGCAATTGAGTTGATCGCCGCGACGCTGGCGATTGATAATCAGATTCTCCCCCCGACGATCAACTACGAGGAAGCCGATCCGCAATGCGACCTCGATTACATCACCGAAGGGGCGCGGCGGGTGAGCGGCAGCAATCCACTGCGCACGGCGATGTCGAATTCGTTCGGTTTCGGCGGCAACAACGCCGTGCTTGTCGTGCGCGCCTTTCAAGGGTAAACTGTACGCCTTGAAATTCAAATCCAGGCCCCAAACTCGACAATACGGAGACGGCTGTATCGAAGGGAAAGTGCTATGACCAGACAAGCGGTTGAGACAATCGAGGACGCGGTAAAAGACATCATCGTCGCGGAGCTGCGCGTGGATCGCGACCAGCTAGAGCCGGCGACACATCTGATGAAAGACCTCGGCGCCGACTCGCTCGACGCGCTCAACATCGCCCTGCGGCTGGAAGAAGCCTTTAAGATCAAGATACCCGATGACGCGATTCCGAAGTTCTTGACCGTCGGCGACATTATCAAAGGCGTCAATGAACATCGGGCGATGCATTAGCGCGGCAGCCCGCCGCGACCCGCCGGCCTGCCCATCGCGGCGCGCGACCGGGCGGCGTGGCGGCGACACCAGGCATTGATAACCGCAGGCGGCGCCAGCTTCGTTTTGCTGGCGCCGCCTTTTGCCGCCCGCTGATCGGAAAGCGCGCCACCTGATCTCACAATCGTCATGAAGTCATCGCGCCAGCCTGCTTCTGTAACCAAGGCCACAACGCCTGTCCGCGCGCTGGCGTTTGCGGTGAGCCTGGCACTGCTGGCGCTGGTGCCGCTGGTCTTCAGCACGGCGGTACACCGCACGTTCACGCTGCCGAAGGTGGTCGTGTTGCTCGTTGGCTCGGCGGCGCTCGTCGGCCTGATGGGATGGACGGAGTTTGCGCCCGGCGGCGCGCGATTGCGATTGCTGCGTTCGCCGCATGTCTTGCTCATCCTGCTCTACGTCGCGACGCTCGCGACCTCGACCGCTTTCGGCGTCGCGCCGCGCCTCGCGTTGTTCGGCAGCTTTGAGAATCAAATGGGCTTGCTGACGCGCGTGTGCTTTCTGATCTGCTGCCTGAGCTTGGTCATCATCATCGGCGAGTCGCGGGCGCGGCTGCAACAGACGCTCTGGGCCGTCACAATCACAGGGCTGGTCGTCGCCACCTACGGCTTCGCGCAGTTCTTCGGACGCGACCCGTTCATGTCGGCGAACCTCTATACCTTCGCGTCCGCCGCCGGGCGCGTCGTCCGCGTCATCAGCACACTGGGGCACGCCGATTACCTCGGAAATTTTCTGCTCTACACGACGCCCGTGAGCGCCGCTCTCGCGCTGGCGCGGCAAGGGCGCGCCCGCTTGCTGGCGCTGGTGGCGACGCTGCTTTCGACGCTTGTCATCGTCTTTAGCGGTACGCGCGGAGCCATCGTCGGACTTGCGGTCGGAGCGCTGGCGCTGGCGCTGGCCGCAGGCAGACGCCGGGAAGGGCCTGCGATCTGGCGCGACCGCCGCGCCGTGCGCCGTGCAACGGTCGCGGCGCTTATCGTCATCGGCGCGCTGGGGTTGATCGCCGTCAACCCTGCGTCGCGGCAGATCATTGTGCGCGCCCGCGCTGCCATCGCCGAAGGCGCGAGCGGTGCGGGCCGCACGCTTTTGTGGCGCGACACGCTGGCGATGCTCCCGGCTTATGGCCTTACAGGCTGCGGCCCCGAAGGGTTTCGATTGGCTTTCCTGCCATACAAGTCGCTGGAGCTTGCCCAGCTCGCGCCGCAAACGAATAACGAAAGCCCGCACGACGCCTATCTCGACGTGGCGGTTTCGAACGGCGTGGCGGGCGCGATCTTTTATGTTGCCGTGCTAATCTCTGCTTTCTGGCGGCTGGCCATCGCCGCGCGCCGCGCCGCCGACAGGGAGATGAAAATTACATGCGCCGGCTTGATAGCGGCGCTCGCCGCCGTCGCCGCGCACAACATTTTCATCTTTGACCAGATTCCGACGGGGCTTTATTTTTTCGCCTTCGCGGGGCTGGCGCAGGCGGCCTTCAACGTCGTGATGGGTGTGCGTCGCGACGACAGCCGCTCTGCTGATGGCGGCGTAAGACCGGCGACGCGTCTACTGCATCGCGGGATCGCGGGGGCCGGTGTCACCATCTTCGTTATCGTGTCGTGGTACGCGCTCGTGCTGGTGCGCGCAGACGTAGAGATGCGCCGCTCGTTTGCTGCCGCGCTCGGCGGCGATTTCGATGGCGCGCTCGCGGCGGGCCGGGCCGCGGCTAACAGCGCAGAGGCGACCGGGGCATATCAGTTCGAGCTGGCGCGCTCGCTGGCGTTGTTTGCCGACGTGGCGCAGGCGCGGCTGAATGTAACCAACATCTCACAAGCCGAAGCGGCGCGCCTGACAGCGGCGCGCGAGGCGGCCATCCGCGAAGCGACGGCGGCGGCGCGCGCGTCGTTGTCACACACGTTGACGCCCGATGCCAGCCACCTGCTGCTTGCCTACCTTGCCTGGCTTTCAAAAGACGCCGCAGGGCTACGCGAAGAGGCCGGCGAAGCGATCCGACGCGACCCGTACTTTGCTAATGGTCACTGGTTGATGGGCGAGGCTTTGCTGATGGCCGGTGACGCGGCGCAGGCTATGCGCGAAGCCGAAACGGCGTTGACGATCAATCCTTACTCTGGCGAAGCGCGCGACCTGTTCAAGCGGGCGCGCGGCGACGAGCAAGAGACAATCGAAGGGCTGCTCGCACAGGCGCAGCGCTTCGTCAATCGCGGCAGGCTGCGCAAGGCGCGACGGCGCTTGCTGCATGCCTTGCGAGAGTCAGCCGGCAACTGCGCCGACTGTCATCGCGCCTTGGCGCTGGTCTACGAAGCCGACCAACAGCCGCAACAGGCCATCGTCGAATGGCAGGCCGTCGCCGCTCAGACTGCTGACGCGGCGGTGATCCGGCAAGCCCAATCGCACATCGAAGCGCTCAAGCAACAGGCCGCGGCTCGTTGATCCCCTCTCAAGGACAATTACAAGTATTATTTCTAACGTCGCGGTCAGTGATCGTGCAGCGGGTCACGCCAGGCGGCGTCTGCAATGCCGCCGAGCCTTTGAAGACACTCAGGTCAACCGTCGCCTGCACGCGCCGGTCTGTCGTGTTGTGCTGTAAGGTGATGGTCGAGCCTCTGATGGTTAATGTCCCCTTGCCGGCGAAGGCTGTGCCGTTACAGCAAAAGCGATAATCTCCTGTGTGCGAGTTAATCAACAGCACGGTCGAGGGGGTTGAGTCGTCCTGCAAGCAGATGTCGAAGGCGCTGGTGACCTGAACGCTGGCCGTCGCGACATTGTTTGTCGGGTTCGTATCGATCCCCTGGAACGCAACCGTCGCCGTGTTGGTCAGCGTCGGGGACGCGCTCGGCGTGATGTGCAAAGTCAACGCGAATTCGAGCGACGTAGGAATCCCTGTCCCCGGCACTGACGGCAGCGTCGGCGTCGTACAGGTCACCGTCCCCGTGCCGCCCACCGGCGGCGTGGTGCAGGTCGGCGGCGTGAAGCCCGTGCCGTAGCTGGTCAGCAACGTCAGCGATTGGAAGGTCGTACCCGGCGGCAGCGGGTCCGTAAACACGACGTTGTTAGCCGGCGCTGGCCCATTGTTGCTGACCGTGATGTCGTAGGTGATGTCGCTGTTGGCTGCGACCGGGCCTGCCGGGCCGACCTTTGTGACTCCCACATCGGTCTGCGTGCCGACGAAGCGGAGATCGTTGCCGTAGACCTGGTATGAATAGTTGGCGCACGGCTGGTTCAACGTGGTGTTGTAAACGACAATCGAGAATTGCGAGTTCGGACAGACGGTGAACTCCCAATTGATCGTCTGATAGCCACTGACTCCGCCGAGGTAGTTGGCACAAATGTTGTTCGGGTCGAACTGCGGGCTGTAAGCGGCCATGAAGATTCCCAACAATCCGCAACTGGTGGTGAAGCTGACATAAACCTTTTGACTGGCCGGCGAGTCATTCATAAAGAAGTATTCGTCATAGTGGCGCGTCCCGACCGGCCCGAAGGTGATGCAGTTGGGCGAGCCGATCACAGGGATGCCGCCGACAGTGTTTTCAAGGTGGCGCGGCCCGGTAAAGGTCGGCTCGGTGAGATCAATTGAGTCGGTGATTGAGGCGACCAGCGGGGTCCCCCCTTCTGGAAGTGCCGCCGTCAGGCGGGGCATTAAAGACCCATGTGGATGAGCCAGGGCCCGCAACTGCCGCTTTAACTGTTTGGGCGTCTGATCGGCCCGCGTAAACGGCCCGCCGTCAGTGTTAAAAGAGGCTGACGACAGCGAGTTCGTGAAAGGGTCATTGAAGGCGATGGCGCTCGTGCCGCCGACCGCCAGCTGATAGCTGCCGCACGTCACGCCGGGTTCGAGTCCATAGACAAGGATCGAAAACGTGCTGTTGCCGCAGACGGTGAATTCCCAGTTTGTACTCCCGGAGACGCCAGCCCCGGCCAGGTAGTTGTTGCAGATGTTTGTCGGGTCGAACTGCGGGCTATAGGCCGTCTCGTAGGTGTTACCCCCACAGCCCGAAATGAAAGCGACGCTAACACGCTGTGAGGTCGGCGAGGTGTTGGTGAAGAAATACTGGTCGTAGTGCCGCGCGCCGACCGCGCTGAACGTCTGGCAGATACGGTCGCCGGGAATGCCTGAGCGGAAATGGCGCGGGCCGGTGAAGGTCGGGTCGGTCGTGCTGATCGAGCCACTGATATTGGCGATGATGCTGGTGCCTTGCATCGGCATCACGTTGGCTGGAGCGCCGCCTGTCGCCGCACTCGACGCGCCGCCCGGCGGCAGCCAGACGATCAGGAACAATCCGAAAAGGAAGGCGCCGAGCAGCAGGTCGAACAACAGACGCAACCAGCGCGGCGAAGCTTTCGCTGATTTGGCCATGAGGGCTTTCTCCTTCCGCGGCATTGCCGATCAATGAGCAAAGGAAACAGGTTTATCGTCTGTGAACGGGTCGCGTCCAGTGAAAGTAACGAAGGATTGAGCGGTTCGGTGATTGGTTTTATGAACCTTGCACCGGGCGCGGCAACATCATATTGTCGGCCACGGTGCGCGTCAAGCAAAATTTGTCGGGGGCCTGCCGCGTGCCGGCACGCCCCGCTTCTTTACCCGCCGCTGCTCTTGCGCAGTTCCATCAACACCTGCTTGGCGACCGCCTTGAGCGTGTCGAAGACGCCGACGCCGCGGCTGGCGACGCCCTCGAAGACCGGCTCGTCGCGGCGCAGCAACTCGGCCTTCAGCTCTTCGACCGCGACGACGTTCGGCAGGTCGCGCTTGTTCAGTTGCAGCACGTATGGCAGCTTGGTCAACTCGTAGCCATGCTGTTTGAGGTTCAATTCGAGGTTGAAGAGCGACTCGACGTTGGCGTCCATGCGCTCGCGCTGCGAGTCGGCGACAAAGACGACGCCGTCAACGCCTTTAAGGATCAGCTTGCGGCTGGCGTCATAGAAAACCTGGCCGGGCACGGTGTAAAGGTGAAAGCGTGTCTTGAAGCCGCGCACGGTGCCAAGGTCGAGCGGCAGGAAGTCGAAGAAGAGCGTGCGGTCGGTTTCCGTCGCCAGGCTGATGAGCTTGCCCTTGGCTTGCTGGGCGGTCGAATCATAGATGAATTGCAGGTTGGTGGTCTTGCCGCCGAGGCCCGGCCCGTAATAAACAATCTTGCAATTGATCTCGCGCGAGGCGTAGTTGATGAACGTCAAGGCTTGTATCCCTTATAGCAGTGCCGGTCAGCGGGGTGCGGCTACCGGAGCGCTCATTACTTGAGGGGCAAGGCGCGCGGTCTAACTGAACAGGGCGTCGATGTCTTCCTCGGTAATCTCGGCAAACGGCGAATCGAGCGCAAAGCCCATCTCGCGCTCGCGGTCAACCTTGCGGTCAATGGCGTCAAAGATCATGTTCATCTCGGCGGTCACCCGTTTGACCCGCAAGCGCACCAGTCCGAGGCTGCTGCGCTCGTCGAAGATGACGACCAGGATGACGCGGTTGGCGACGATGGAAATATGAATGTTGTCGCGCTCGCCTTCGTGCGATAGAACCGGAAAGCCCTGCTCGCCGATCAGGTGTGCCAGGCCATCGGTCGCCGCCACGTTGCCGGCAGTGAGACTGGCAAGGCTGGTGGTGTCGAGGTTGAGCATCTCCCCGTGCGCGGCAATCTGCTGACCATTTTTATCAACCAGGAAGACGAACTTGGCGTTGGCGTCGGCGCACAGGCGCGTGATGGCGCCCTTGAGCTGCGCATATTCCTCTTCGTACATTACGACCGGAGCCGCCATTCCTTCTCCTTAAGCGAAAGACCGAAGCAAGCGAGAGCGTTGCCAGGATCAGCGCGACTGTCTTGCGCTTGGTTTTCAAAGCGAACGTTTGCGAGCGTGATGACAAAACGTTCGGCAGGGGATCGGGCGTCAGCAGGGGCATGCGTCGGGTGAGCCTGTTATAGCATGCACGGGTAATGGGTTCAAGAGTTTTCCGCGCTCTGCTTAAACGCGCATCGCGCTTCGCTTCCGTGACCGCGCCCGCCGGTCTATACTCAACAAAGGCGACAAGAAACAGGAGACATTATGGAGTCGAAATTTGCCAGCCACATTAACCGCGACGAGATCGTCGAGATCGTCTGCGAGCTGGTTCGGCAGGACACCGTCAACCCGCCGGGTAACGAGCACCTCTGCAAAGAGATCGTCACGCGCTCGCTTGAACAGCTCGGCATGGAGGTCGCCTACTACGAGAAAGAGCCGGGGCGCACCAACATCGTCGGGCGCAAAGGCCGCGGGACGAAATCCATCGGCTTCGTCTCGCACATGGACGTGGTGCCGCCGGGCGAGCTGGAGCAGTGGGAGACGCCGCCCTTCGAGCCGACGATTAAAGACGGGCGCATTTACGGGCGCGGCACGCTCGACGATAAAGGATCGTTCGCCTGCGCCTATGCCGCCTGCAAAGCCTTTCTGACCGAGCACGCAGACTTTGACGGCACGATCTACCTGATCGCCGCCGCCGATGAAGAGCTGGGCAGCGAGCTCGGCATCATCTATCTGGTCGAAGAGTGCGGCATCAAGTTCGACGTTGCCATTATCCCCGACGGCGGGCGCATGGACTTATCGATTTATGGCGAGAAGGGCATCCTCTGGGTCGAGGTCGAAAGCCGCGGCATCCAGGCGCACGGCTCGACGCCGGAGCTGGGCCGCAACGCCATCATCCCGCTCGCCGAGGCGCTTGCCGAAGTCAAGTCGCTCGACCTCGGCGCGAACTACGACCGCGCCTTCGACGGCTGGACCATGAACGTCGGTACGATTCAGGGCGGCTCTTCGACCAACACGGTGCCGGCAGTGGCGCGCGCGACGATTGACTTCCGCCTGCCTGGCGGCATCAGCAAGCAGGCGGTGCTGGCGAAGCTTGAAGAGAAACTCGCCGCCGCCCGCCGCCGCTCGCCCGACGCCGAGCTGAGCATCAAGGTGCTGCACGAAACCGAGCCGCACCTGTCGGACAAGAACTCGATCATCGTGCGCAGCTTCGACACGGCGGCGCGGCGCTTGAACCTGCCGATGAAGTACGAAACCTTTGGCGGCAATACCGTCGCCAAGAACCTCTTCTTCGCCGGCATCACTTCGGTGGTGCATTATCCGGGCGACGACAAGCTGGCGCATGTGCCGAACGAGTTCGTCATCATTGACGAGCTGGTGCTGGGCTCTGTGCTGTACGCCGAAACGCTCGAAGCTTACTTCTTCGGTTGAATTCCAGGGGTATGATGTTCCGATTGCCGTTTGTTGTTTTCGTCCTTCTCCTTATCCTTGCGACCGCCGTCGGCGCGCAGAGCTTGCAGGCGCGCGCCGACCAGATTCGCGCCGCGATGGACGTGCGAGACTTTGAGCGCGCCGAACAACTGGTCCGCGACCTGCGCGCCACAACGCCCGCGGCCTTTGCCGCGAACAACTATGATTACTTGCTGGCGCGGCTTGCCGAGCGGCGCGGCGCGCGGGCCGAAGCCACGACCTTGTATCTCGGTCTGCTCAATCGTAACTCGGTTGTGGCCGAGTATGCGCTCTGGCACCTGGCGGCGTTAGCGCGAGCCGCAAACGATCTCGCGCTTGAGCGGCAATACCTGACGCGCTTGCTTGCGGCTCACCCGGCGAGCGCGCTCGTGACCACGGCGCGCAGCCGTTTGATCGATAGCCACCTCGAAAGCGGCAACGCCCGCGACGCCATCGCCATGCTGCGGCCTGCGGCTTCACCTTCGGGTGGACACGGCCGCAGCGCGATGGCGCGGCTCGGGCAGGCGTATGCGAAGCTCGGCGACGCGGCAACGGCGCGCGCGACTTTCAATCAACTGGTCGGCGCGTCAC
The DNA window shown above is from Blastocatellia bacterium and carries:
- the alr gene encoding alanine racemase, whose protein sequence is MKDEQGAGDTPPGELVSRAAADSSSDAQASAFLPPGRPTWAEINLDHLAHNLGLVKQAVGAEVAVMPAVKADAYGHGAAACAVALEGAGADWFGVALPEEGAALREAGVTRPVLCLGGFWEGQEAGLLAAQLTPVLYRLDLLERLDAEARRASRPAAYHLKVDTGMGRLGVPYMELARFLERADGFTHLRLDGVMTHFASADQPDKDEFTRLQMARFESALAEIHARGHQPAWIHEANSAASLAYPRARGNLVRPGGVLYGLWRDVVNPQTPRLDWRAVLALRTRIIHMKRVARGAPLGYGGTFTTLRESLIATLAIGYEDGLPRALSNRGRVLVRGQFAPIVGRISMDLTLIDVTDINGAALNDEVTVIGQQGTQEISAEEVAKQAGTISYEITCRLSERVPRKIVGRGP
- a CDS encoding aminotransferase class I/II-fold pyridoxal phosphate-dependent enzyme, which translates into the protein MQQPSRIAAKDVFEKALSYTKADEFRRVGLYPYFTEFSGAIDTGEAEVMMGDRRVLMFGSNNYLGLTTRPEVKAAAIEAVQQYGTGCSGSRMLNGTMDLHVRLEATLARFMKRESALAFGTGFQTNFGALATIAQKGDVIIADRNIHASLLDGCLASFARTMRYRHNDMRDLEKVLESLPPDEGRLIVVDGVFSMEGDTANLPEIVRLAQTYGARVYVDEAHGIGVLGAHGRGAVEHYGVESNVDVVMGTFSKSFASIGGFIAARREVIEFIKHHSRAFVYSASLSPANAAAVLKAIEIIEREPELRTRLLATSAKLKRELRAMGYKLLEPHESFNGMTPIIPVIVDDEVLVCRFFWELMGEGIYTNPVLAPAVAHSLVRISCMATHTEEHLERLLEAMYRIGKKMEIIQ
- the fabF gene encoding beta-ketoacyl-ACP synthase II; the encoded protein is MRRVVVTGIGLITPLGCGREVVWSALTAGRSGIVRIEEFDTSGLRTNIAGVCRDFRPLDFFDDREMARLDRVSQMAIAATGMATGEAGLTNGQLDSYDVGVMLGTGFGGQSSIEEYCGAFFSNGRGRRSAIAIPKSMYNASSSNIAIRFKTRGPNLTVTTACSSGANAIGQAFHLIRYGHADRMIAGGADAPVTPVVMDAWKDMRVLSTKNDPPERACKPFSANRDGFVLSEGAGIVVLEALELAVARGARIYGEILGYGSTADAAHITFPDPDGEANAILRALKDANVAPAEIDHINAHGTATKLNDQSETEAIKRVFGDRAREIPINSIKSMIGHSMGAAGAIELIAATLAIDNQILPPTINYEEADPQCDLDYITEGARRVSGSNPLRTAMSNSFGFGGNNAVLVVRAFQG
- a CDS encoding acyl carrier protein — protein: MTRQAVETIEDAVKDIIVAELRVDRDQLEPATHLMKDLGADSLDALNIALRLEEAFKIKIPDDAIPKFLTVGDIIKGVNEHRAMH
- a CDS encoding O-antigen ligase family protein, with the translated sequence MSLALLALVPLVFSTAVHRTFTLPKVVVLLVGSAALVGLMGWTEFAPGGARLRLLRSPHVLLILLYVATLATSTAFGVAPRLALFGSFENQMGLLTRVCFLICCLSLVIIIGESRARLQQTLWAVTITGLVVATYGFAQFFGRDPFMSANLYTFASAAGRVVRVISTLGHADYLGNFLLYTTPVSAALALARQGRARLLALVATLLSTLVIVFSGTRGAIVGLAVGALALALAAGRRREGPAIWRDRRAVRRATVAALIVIGALGLIAVNPASRQIIVRARAAIAEGASGAGRTLLWRDTLAMLPAYGLTGCGPEGFRLAFLPYKSLELAQLAPQTNNESPHDAYLDVAVSNGVAGAIFYVAVLISAFWRLAIAARRAADREMKITCAGLIAALAAVAAHNIFIFDQIPTGLYFFAFAGLAQAAFNVVMGVRRDDSRSADGGVRPATRLLHRGIAGAGVTIFVIVSWYALVLVRADVEMRRSFAAALGGDFDGALAAGRAAANSAEATGAYQFELARSLALFADVAQARLNVTNISQAEAARLTAAREAAIREATAAARASLSHTLTPDASHLLLAYLAWLSKDAAGLREEAGEAIRRDPYFANGHWLMGEALLMAGDAAQAMREAETALTINPYSGEARDLFKRARGDEQETIEGLLAQAQRFVNRGRLRKARRRLLHALRESAGNCADCHRALALVYEADQQPQQAIVEWQAVAAQTADAAVIRQAQSHIEALKQQAAAR